A region of the bacterium genome:
TACACTTTCTTTTTCGACGTCGATAACCGAGCCAACCTGGTATTTTCGGGCAATCCCATCGAATTGGGCGGCCGGCCCTTTCAATATGAGGTCGTCGCCCATTTCCGAAATCGGAACGAAGCCGCCTACTTCGGAATCGGCTCGGATACGCCGGAGCAAGCCGAGGGCGAATACGCTTACGACCAACTGAGCACCGGCGTCAATTTAAGCTACGAAGTCCTGCCCCATTTAAAGATGACGGTGCCGCTTCAATTCATGACCGCGAAAGCCCACGGGGCCGGCGGCGATTCGGCCCCGCCGGTCCAGGACGTCTTCCCGCCTTCGGAATTGCCGGGCTTCCAACAACGCACCCATTACTTCGTGACCGGGCTCGGCATCGCCCACGACACCCGCAGCGACCCGATCTATCCGCTCAAAGGCGGATACCGCTCCTTCCGTTTCACCCGCTTCCAGGACTTGAGCGCCGGATCCTTCAGCTTCAATCAATATGAGATCGACATCCAGCAATACATCCCCCTTTGGGCGCCGCGCTATGTCTTGCTGCTGCGAAACGCCTGGGCCTTCCAACAGCCGACCGGCGGCGGAACGATCCCGTTCAACCTGCTCACCGACTTGGACCATTACTCCCCCCTGCGCGGCTTCGAAGTCGGAAGGTTTCGCGACGAGTCCAGCGTTCTCTTCAACGCTGAATATCGTTTTCCGATATGGACCTACTCGAGTGTTTGGGACGATCAAAAGGGTTCCTTCATCGACGGGGTGGTTTTCGTCGACACCGGGCGGGTCTTTCCGGGCATCTCGGATTTCTCCTTCGACGATTGGAAATACTCGGTCGGCGGCGGCCTGAGCGTCTTGATGCGAGAAAAGCTTCTGATGCGGCTGGAGGCCGGTTACGGCGGCGAAGGACCCTTGATCTTCTTCAAGATGGGCAGCTCTTTTTAAGGCAGCGAAAAATACGGCCGGACTTGGCGATTGACGTCGATGATCAGGGGCTTTCGCGCCGGCAAGTAACGGGGATTCAAGACGTCGTCCTGGGCTTTGTAGACCTCCATCTCCAGCCCCAGCAAATTGGCCGCGGTGTGGAAAAGGTTCTCGGTGCTGAAGGCGACGTCGCGGTTCCGGGCCTGACTACGCTTCCAGGCCTTGGGACAGCCGCCATTGCACCAGATGAAGTAGGGCACGTCGAACTCCAGCCGGCGGGGCTCGGGAAAGCCATGGCCGCAGGCGCTCCCCTCCTTGTCGAACAGCCTTTCGCCGTGATCGCTGACGAAGAGCAGGACGCTGTCGGGCTGCTTTTCCAGCAACTGCAAAATCTCGCCCAGCACCTCGTCGGTGTAGCGCACGCTGTTGTCGTACTCGGCCAGCGTTTGGGCCTCTTCCGGGGTGGAACAGGCATCGAGATAGCTTTCGGCGCTAAAATGGGAGTTTTCGGGCGGGTAGCGGTTCCGGTAATTTTGATGGGATCCCAAGGTGTGCAGCACGATGAATTTATGCGGATACTCCTCCTTCAAGACGACACCGAGGGGGTGGAGCAGGGCCTCGTCGTAGACGGTCCCATAGAACTCGGTGTTCGTGAAGATGGTCGTCTCGGAGTCGTGGGCGATCAGGGAGATCAAAGAATCGAAAACCCCGACCCTGCCCTGGTTCGACAGCCAATAGGTCCGGTAGCCGGCATTCTTCGCGGCGTTGAGGATGGAGGGCTCGGTCAGAAAGCGGTCGGGTTCATGGATGGTGGCGGTCGTCAGCATCTTGGTCAAGCTCGGGACGGTTTGATTGGACGGCGATATAGCCCGGTTGAACAGCAGGAGCTGCTTGCGCCTGGCGTCCAAGCGGGGAGTGGTCGGCAAGTGATAGCCGTAGACGCTCATCCGGTCGCGGCGCAGCGACTCGCCGAGCACGATCACGACGGTCCGGGGCCGCGAGGCCTCGACCAAGGCCGCGCCGTAGTTGTTGCCGACCCGGACCTGCTGGGTCTGCTCGAGCCATTGGCGATAGGCCAGCCAATTTCCGATGTCGTGGAAGATGCGGACGCTGGGCACTTGGCGGTTGAGCTCGGCCATCCGGGACCACAGCGCTTTCTTTTGGAAAGCCTCGACATGGTAATAAGCGATGCCGGGAAATCGATAAACCACCGCGGCCAAGACCAATAGGGCCGGCCAAGCCCAGCGATGGTCGCGACGGCCGCAACAACGAGGACGGCCGAGCAACCGCCACATTCCCAGCACCATGGCCAAACCGCCGGCGCCATAAAGCGCCAAGGACAGCATCACTCCCTTGGTCCAATGGAAGGTGAGGTATTCGATCGCTTCGTGGAGATCGGTCCCCAGCAAGGCGTCGACCGCGCCGACCGAAATAGGCGCATCGTATAGGGCGACATGAATGAGATTGACCGTGCCCAAGAAAGACAGAGCCAGCATCAATAAAACGAACAGAAAGCGGCGAAAGCGCCCGGCGTAGTGGGTCAAGCAAGCCAACGCCAGCGCGAACAAGAGGATCAGCAGCGAGGTGCTGAAGATGTAGTTCCAGCGGCTGGCGTAAAGGTAATAGACGCCGGAATAATCGTGCCAAAGCTCCACCAGAAAGGGAGGCAGGAGGGCCAGGGCGTAGCAAAGGATCAAGGCGCCCAATTCGTGGCATTTCGGCGGTCGGGATGACTCTTCCAGGCGAGAAAACTCCGAATAATCGTTCGTTTGAACCTAGGCTCAAATCGCGCCTTCGAGCAAGCCCTAAGCGCGGCCAGGAAGCCGGATTGCCCTCTCCCCGCACCATGGGGCGATTAATTCGCTGTTAGGTTCGGTGCCCGCGCCCTAGAATGGGCCGCGCAAAGGAAGCCGAAATGCTCAGCGACGCTCGAGACCCTTGCAATGAAGCGATCCTGCGCTCTCGCCCGGAGGTCAAGGATTGCGGGGCCAAGGGGCCTTGGGTGTTGGCGGCGGCCATCCTCGGCTCCAGCATCACCTTCATTGACGGAACGGTGGTGAACCTCGCCCTTCCGGTGCTCCAAAGCAAGCTCGGAGCCAGCGTTTCGGAAGCGCAGTGGATCGTGGAGTCCTATGCGCTCATGCTCGCCTCCTTGCTTCTGGTCGGCGGTTCGATCGGCGACCGCCTTGGTCGCAAGCGAGTCTTTTCGGCCGGCGCCCTGCTCTTCGGCCTCGCCTCGGCTTGGTGCGGAATCGCCCCGAGCGCGATCCAGCTCATCATCGCCCGCGGTGCCCAAGGCGTGGGGGCAGCCCTCTTGGTGCCGGGAAGCCTGGCTCTCATCAGCGCCAATTTCTCGAAACAGCGACGAGGCCGGGCCATCGGGACTTGGTCGGCCTTCACTTCAATCGCGGCCGGGGCCGGTCCCATCTTGGGTGGCTGGCTCGTCGAGACGTTTTCGTGGCGTTGGATTTTTTTTATCAATCTTCCTCTCGCCGCGACCGTATTGCTGATCTCGTGGCGTCAAGTCCCTGAAAGCCGAGACGAGCAAGCCAAGGGAGTGGACTTCTTGGGTGGAGCTCTGGCAACCCTCGGGCTCACCGGCATCGTTTTCGGCCTGATCGAATCGAACACCCGGAGCATGACCTCCCCGGTCGTCACCGTCAGCATCGCCGCTGGCCTTGCGGCGCTCGCCGGATTTTTCACGGTCGAAGCGAGGCGCCGGGACCCCATGATGCCGCTCGGACTGTTTCGCTCGGCGACGTTTGCGGGCGCAAATTTATTGACCTTCTTCTTATATGCCGCGCTAGGTGGAATCCTTTTCTTCCTGCCCTTCAACCTGATTCAAGTCCAAGGCTATAGCCCAACCGCCGCCGGTGCGGCATTGCTGCCGTTCGTATTGACGATGTTCCTGCTCTCGCGCTGGGCCGGCGGCTTGGTCGATCATTTTGGATCGAAGCTTCCGCTTGTTGTCGGCCCCCTTGTCGCCGCCGCCGGCTTTGCCTTGTTCGCCTTGCCGGGGCCCCAGGCCGGCAATTACTGGGCCAATTTCTTTCCGGCGGTGACGGTAATGAGCCTGGGAATGGCCTTGAGCGTCGCGCCGCTGACGACCACCGTCATGGGCGCCGTCGAGGAACGGCACGTCGGTGTCGCTTCCGGCATCAACAACGCCGTTGCCCGCACCGCCAGCCTGCTTGCCGTTGCGGTTTTCGGGGTTTTTCTGCTGAGCTCTTTCCAAGCCAATCTTTCCGGGCGTTTGAGTGCAATGCCGATTCCGCCGGAAGAGCGAGCGCGAGTCCTCGGACACAGCGGCGACTTGGCCAATATTAGGATTCCCGATACTCTCGGAAAGGGCACCCAAGCGGGCATTCGGCAGGCGATTCAAGAATCCTTTGTCGAGGGCTTTCGCCTGGTCTCCTGGCTGGCGGCCGGCCTCGCCGCGGCGAGCGCCTTGGCTTCGTGGCTGCTGATCGCCGGTAAGCGCGGCCCGGGCCAGAGCGCCTCTGCTTCCAACTGAGAAAAAAATAGCGCCATTTAGTGAGAGTGACCAGCAGCCCCCTTAGGTACCGTGAAGTTCACCGTCTTGGACTGTCCGGGAAAGACCTGATGGTTGGCATTCACCAAATCGATTCGTATCTTGTGCGGGCCCGGCGGCAAGCCGGCCAAGTCGATCGTATTGATGTTGCTGGCATCGGCCCACAACCAAGGCAGGTCGTCCACATTGACGTGGAGATGCCCGACCCGTGGCGAAACGTTGAGGGCCCCCTGCCCAAACACCGGGACGATATTGACGTTCTCGACCCGCCATTGGATCCATACAACACCCTGAGCCAGCAGGTCGGGCAGTGGGGGGTTCACAGGGCCGGCTACCATGGCAACGGCGGCAAACAGCGATAATGTAATCCGTTTCATGCTTGGCTCCTTTCAAGATGTCCCTTTTGATGGAGCCACAATTTTAACTTGGCTCCAAAAGAAAGCCAGTAGCGGTAAGAATCAGGCCGACGTTGGCGGCTTCGGCCGAAACAGAAACGGCAGGTAACGGTAGGCCCATACTCCAAAGGCGATGCACCAGAGTAAGCCGGCCCAGTAATTTCGCAACCAAAGGCTGTCGGAAGCTCCAAAAAAGACCGGGGTGAGGACCCGCCAAAGGGCGGCCCCCTGCATCAAGAGCAGCGCGACAAGAGTATAGCGGTCCGCCACGATCGGGGCCCCGCCGTGGCCGCGCACTACGCGGGTGCTGATCGCCAAGATCAGCGTCCCGAAGGCGCCGATGTAGAGAGCATGGAGGGCGGGAGTCCGCAAGATCGGATAGACTGCGGCCTCGCGGTGGGCCAGGTGGTAGCCCAATTCATACCCCGAAAACCCCAAGAAGACCAAAATCCAGAACAGCCCCAGAAAAAGGACGAAGAGGATCGGCGTTTCCTTCGCTTGCCATGGCTTCCAGCGCAGCCATTCCATCGCCAAGACCACCAAGAGGGCCAGGTTGATCGCCCAGGCTGCGTAGTGCTGCCGCGGCGTGTCCGCCCACAGGGTGACCAGAAAGATTCGGAGCAGGATGAGCGCGGTGACGACCGCCAAGGTATGAGCGCCTCGCCGGCCCTCGTAACCTGATATCACCCGCCCGGCAAAGAAGGGAACGATGCGGTAGGTGATGCCGACCACTAAAAGAAAGAGGTAACCGTAAGTTCCGAGCTCAATGCTGAGCGTGTAAAAGGTGAAGCTGCCCTCCGCTGCATAATAAGCGTAGGAAAGCAGAAGCCCGAGAGTGCCGAAACCGAGGGCGAGCAGCAGGAAGCGCGGCTGTTTGTCCTCGAGGCATTTCCCCGAGCGGAGGTAGGTCTTGACGAGGAAGCCTAGCAAAAAGAGATAGCTCAGGCCCTCCAATCCAGCCGCCGGCCACATCCAGGCTGGATCGCGGGTGGCTCCCAAAAAGAAGCAGATTTGTCCGCCAACCAACCCCATGCACCATGCCACAACGGCCCCGGCCGAAGGATGGGGCTGTCCAACGAAGCGAGGGAATGCGGTGAGGATAAAGCCGAAGACATAGAAGCCCATCACACCGAAGAGCATGACGTGGGAGTGATACTGGCTGGGGCCGACCCGAAAACCGAACCAGGGAATTTGATGGTCGAGCAGATGGAGCCAGCTAAACCAGATAGCCATCGACAAGACCGCATAGAGCGAGCCGCCCGCGAACAGCAGCCGGTACGGTTCCACTAGTAGGTTTTTAATGGATTTTTCGATCGCCATCCTTGTTTTTCGATTTAGCAGCTTGGGGCTCTTGCCCCTATGATCTGGATCATATCGGGAAAATGCCGGGAATCGTATTGTTGAATACGTCATTCATAAGAAAGGACTCCTTATGAGAAGACTTGCAATCCCCGCCCTATTTCTAGCCATCGGCTGGATTGCCGCCTGCACAGGTCCCGGCGATCTCGGTCCCCGTTACGGGACCGACTACGGCGCAGCTCCTTCGAAGGTCGGCGCCGATTTGCCGAAGGGGGATAGGTATTTCTTGGGAGGATCGGTCGCGAAATTGCCCGAGGTGCCCATCGTCAACGCTTCGCCGGTGAAGGAAGTGCGCCTCGATGTCACCCACAAGGTGGTGGAACTGGACAATGGGGTGAAATTCCACGGCTGGACCTTCGGAGACGACATTCCGGGCCCCACCATCCGGGTCCGGCAAGGCGACAAGGTCAAGTTCACGCTCACCAACCGAAGCACCGAGTCGGTGCAGCTGGTGCCACCGATGCCGCATTCCATCGATTTTCATTCCGCGATGGTCTCGCCCCAGGACAAGTACCGCTCGATCGATCCGGGCCAGACCCTCAGCTTCGAGTGGACTGCCAACTATCCCGGCGTCTTTATGTATCATTGCGCGACGCCGATGGTCCTCCAGCACCTGGCCGCGGGCATGTACGGGATGGTGATCGTCGATCCCAAGGAAGGCTGGCCCGGGCGGGTGGACCGCGAATACGCGGTGGTTCAATCCGAATTCTACCTTCAGGACCAGCCGGGCACGGACGGCGTCTACGAAATCGACATGGACAAGGTGGAGAAAAAGCAACCCAGCTACGTCACCTTCAACGGCCGAGTGAATCGCCACCTGACCGAAGGGCTCAAGGCCTCGCCCGGGGACCGGGTCCGGCTCTTCGTCCTCAACGTCGGGCCGAACGATACCTCGAGCTTCCATGTGATCGGCACCATCTTCGACAAGGTCTGGCTGGACGGCAATCCGGCAAATCAATGGCGCGGCTTGCAAACCGTCCTGCTCGGAGCCTCCAACGGCGCGGTCATCGAGTTCGTCATTCCCGAGGCCGGGAAATACGTCCTGGTCGACCATGAGTTCGCGGATGCCCACCACGGCGCCTTGGGGGCGATCGATGCCACTTCGGGCCAATCGCCGGCGCCGGCCGAGGCGCCGCCTCCGCCGTCCCCGCCCAAAGCGCCCGAAACGGCGCCAAGTCCCGCGCCGGCGGCCACCGCTCCCACTGGCTTGCAGGACATGCCCGGAGCCAAATTGTTCAAGACCAAGACTTGCTATACCTGCCACAGCATCGGGAAGGGCAAAATGACCGGCCCCGACCTCAAGGGCCTCTTCTCGCGTCGCGACGAGGCTTGGCTTCGCCAGTACATCCCGGATCCCACCACCATGACTCAGACCGATCCCATCGCGATGAAGCTCAAGGAGGAATACAAGACTCAGATGCCCAAGGTGCCGCTGACCGGCGAGGAACTGGATCAACTCCTCGCCTACTTGAAAGAGGCGACGAAATGAAAATGGCCCGATGGCTGTCGCTCTCCATGCTGGGGCTCGCGCTGTTTCCCCGCGTCGCAATGCCCTGCGGCCTCTGCCACGAAGACGACCGCTCCGCCGTCTATTCCTATGAAGCGGTGCAAAAGGCGAAGGCCGATCCCGCCCGCCTGGAATTCGCGGTTTTCAAGATCATCGGCCCTTTGCCGAAATCGACCGTGGAGCGGTTGACGCAATGGCTGAGCTCGCGGCCGGGCGTCGATCCCTCCACCGTCAAGATTTCCGCCACCCAAAAATCGATGGGTCTCGTTTGGGAGCGGGCGCGCTCCAAGGACGCCATGCTCGCCGACCTCGCCCGGGATTTTCCCGAGCTGAAGGTTCATGCCCTCGTTTATGAGGATCAGCCCGATCCCTATGGCAGATCCCCTAATTCCCCGCAAAGATAGTTGAACGACTGGAAGGTCGTATGTCCAACTCCGGGTCGAAACTCATAGACCGGACTTTCATCGGCAAATAGCTGGGTTCCGCCCATGGGCTTTCCCGATTGCTCCATGGCGACGCAAGCCACCCATCCTTGAAAGTCGGCAAAGTGTATCCGGCACCGAGCCGCGCCGGCGGTGACATCGAGCCGGCCTTTGTCGTCGGAATTGGGGTACAGGAACGGCGTCAGCGGCTGATTCGCTTCGTCCCAGCATTCGAAGGTCGGAACCTTGGTCTTGTCGGCGTGCAAATTGGAATGGATTCCAAGCCCGAGAATGCCGAGGGCGATAACCCCCATCACTAAGTATTTCATTGAATTTTCCCCCTTACCTCGTTGGGCCTTCGGTCGTGGCTTATTTCCGCACGCAGCCAGTCAAAGGATCGCTCCCCTTCTTAGCCGGCTGGCACTTGGCCTTGGGGCCCAGAAGCTCCTGGCAGAAGCGATGATCGGGCATTTGCTCACAACCAAAGGCCGGTTCGCAAATTGCGGTGGTGCAGCTGAGGGCGTCGTCGGGACAGACCACGCTCTGGTACTGGCAGCCTTCGCCGGGATCGCATACTTCGGCCGTGCAGGCGTTGCCGTCGTCGCAAACCAGCTCCTCGCCGGCGGCGCAGATACCAAAAGCATCGCAAACCTCGACGCCATTGCAAAAATCGCCGTCCTCGCAGGAAGCTCCGGTTTCGGCAGCGCAGCTCGAGCTGCAGCAGTCCCCGTCGAGGAGGTTGCCGTCGTCGCAAGCTTCGCCGGCTTCCAAAATCCCATTGCCACAGATCGACACCTCCCCGCAGGACGGCTCCGCCGCCGCGTCGCAATCGGCCGGGCAATCCTCGTTTAGGTCGCAGATAAAATCGCCGCAAACGCTGTCAATGCAATCCTGAGGGCAGATGGCGGCGGTTTCGGTGGCATCGCAGTGCGAGTCGCCGCAATAACAATCCTCGGCGCAATTGGAGGCATCTTCGGAACAGGGATCGCAAAGGAAATCGCCGCAAATCCCGCATTCCACCGAGCAGGGAACGGCCTTGGCGGAGCTGGGTGCCAGAGCCAAGAGGAGGAATGAAAACACCGGGGCCAAGAGTTTCCCGAAAGTTCGAGCCTGATTATTTCCCATATCATCCTCCCTCATATTCCAGCCGATGGCTTAGTTGGTGTGGAGGAATTGGACGGGATTGGATCCGCCGTAGACGCACCATTGCTTGGCGGTGCTGTCGGTCTTGCTGTCCTGATTAATGCCCGGGCTCACGGTGCCGAAATGGATTTGGTAAGCCTGGTCGACGTTGGCCCCGACGCCGGAAAATGGGTAAGTGGTAAAGGTCCAGTAGCCCCCGGTGACGTTCTGAAAAAGGTCGGAGGCGGGGCTATACTGGAATTCGTCGGTTCCTACGCCATGGTCGTCATAAAATGTCAGCATTTGCAGGCTGCCGAGCTCCTCGACGGAGGGCAGGCGCCAGCCAAGGGTGGATCCGATGGTAAATATATCACCCGGGTAGGCCTTGTGGATGCAGCCGTTGACCGCATTGGTCCAACTCACGTTGGAGGTCCCGCTGGGAGTCCTTTCCCAAATCAGCCCCGTCGTGCGGTCAAAGACCAGGTCTTGGGCGGCCCCGTAGAGGACGAAGCGTTGGGTGGGCTGCAGCAGCAAGGGCCAAGGTTTCAGCCCGCTTCCGGCCAGGGCCGAAGCTGCCCAAAAAACGCAAAGGATTAGGCTAAAAAAAATAACCCGAACAGGCGATAGGTTTTTCATATTTCCCCCCGGATGCAAAATTTTGGAAGAAACCGGCAGGGTTGTCGAGAGGCAAAAAAAAATTGTGCTCTGGCTCACGGTTTCTTAAGGGTCCCGTGCGAGGATTGCGGGCAGGAGAAACTCATTGCCTTCTCCTGTAGGTGGCGAGGTTTGTTTTCAGCTCTCGCGCTTCCATGGGGTGAGACCTTGCCAGCCTTCCAGGGGAAGTCCATAGGCAAGCAGCGCCGCCTGCAAACGCGAGCGCACGTCCAGTTTGCCGAAGAGGTGTCCCAAATGCGTGTGGATGGTATCCCGGGAAACGAAGAGCCGTTGCGCGATTTCGCGGTCGGAAAGTCCCCGCGCCAGCAGGCCGAGAACTTGGGATTCCGCCGCGGTCAGGCCGAAGCGCCGGGCCGTTTCTGCGAGCTGTGAAGCTAAAGGGAGTGAATCGGGGCGCTCGATCTCGGCGAAGACGAAAGGTTTTCCGGAGCGGGTTTTGGCCAAGCGAAGCGTGACCTGGATCGGTCGGGCATTTTCCCCGAAGAGAGTGACGGCGGGAGGTGGCGCTTCGCCGTTTTGCCCTTTCGCCAAATTTCCAAATTTCCGCACCGCCGCGAGGAGCTCTTTCGCGATCCGAAAACGGCCGCGGTCTTGGCATCCAACCATTTTCTCGGCATCCCGCGAGGCGCAGAGCACCTTGCCATCAATGTCGAAAGCCATCTTGGGACGTTTCTCCGAGTCCAGGCTTCCCTCCATGATGGAACAGGATTCCTGCAAGGTATTCACGCGATCGATCCACCTAGCCAAGGACTTCAGCGGCGGCATCAGGCTCGCTGCCTTGAACAGCTCCTCCCGGCTAAAGCTGGGCTGCCGGTGGTTCCGGGCCAGCAAGAGATAAACGGAGCCCGGCTGGTAAGGAATGACATCGCTGAGATGGAGCAGGAGGTAATCATGGACGCCATGGCGTCGACCCACCTCGTGATAAACGGGATGTTTCAAGAATGCCCTATACTCCGGACATCGAGACGCTTGCAGGATCCCTTGGTTCGGCCTGTGAGTGGCCGCGACCATGGGATCGTCGGGGTAAAATTGCTCCGCCCACATGCGCTGAGCTTCTTGGGCTTCCGGGTTCGCGATCAGGGGCCCCCGTTCGTCGGATCGAAAAGAAACCAAAAAGCTGGTGTCGAAAAGATCATGGAAAGAAGAGAGGCTCTGGGCGTTGAAATCTTCCCATGAGGAAGCTTCATAGGCGGCCCGCAGGATGTTTCCCGCCGCTTTTTCCTGAAAATCTAAATTTCGCATCGCCCTCTCATCATTCGGAAGAATGCAGTGACGCGCTCAAGCATCGGTGGGAGTAAAATTTGTGGGGGTATCTTTCACGCGCCATCCAAGCCGAATCCTGAAAAGTTATAGTAGCTCAATAAGCTACTGCCCTCCAAGTGAAAATCACCCATTTCGGTGACGTCGGCGAACGACTTGGACTGTATGTTTTCGATACGAAAAGCGGAGGTTTCCCATGGCAAACGACAACGACGACTCCTCGAAAACAATGAGCCGGCGCCGGGCGCTGGAGGTGCTCGGCATCGGCGGCATGAGCTTGGCAACCAGCGCCATCCTTCCCTCGTCCGTCAAGGCCGGCTATGACACCGACCTTTCCCTCCATACCCGCCTGACCCGGGAATTCGGGATACGCTGGCCCTTCGTGGGCGCGGGCATGGGCTTTGTCGCCATGCCCGAGCTCGTCGCCGCCGTGTCCAACGCCGGCGGCATGGGCGTGCTGGGCAACGCGATAGAACCCCCGCCCGGAACCCAGATCCTCATCCAGCAAATTCGCCAGCTCACCGATCGGCCCTTCGGCGTGGACTTCAGCGTGGTCGATACCCCTGCTGGCCCCGGCACCTTGGATGCTCACATCGAGGTGGCCGCGGCGGAACGCGTCTCCCTGGTCGTGTTCCACTTCGACTTGCCCAAGCGCGACTGGGTCCTGCAGTTGCAGGCGGTGGGCACCCGCGTGTGGGCGCAGGTGCCGTCCTTCCAACAGGCCATGGATGCCTTGGACCTTGGGGTGGACGGGATCGTGGCGCAGGGATCGGAAGCCGGCGGGCACAACCGCAACACCACCACTCCGTTGCGGGAGCTGTTGCGCGAGATTTTGCGGAATACGCGCAAACCGGTGCTGGCCTCGGGAGGCATCGTCACGGGCCGGGACGCCGCGCGCGCTTTGCACGCCGGCGCGGAGGGCGTGTGGGTGGGAAGCCGCTTGATCGCGTCGGTGGAAGCCCACGCCCACCCCGAATACAAGCGCCGCGTCGCGAACGCCGGCCGGGGCGAGACCGTGAGCACCACGATGTTCGGCCCCGAGCTCCCGGACGAGCCTTACCGGGTGCTGCGAAACCGGGTGGTGAACGAATGGGCGGGACGGGAAGATGAAATCCCCAGTCCTCCGCCGCCGCCCGCGACGATCGGCACGACGGTGCTTTTCCCGCTGACCTTGCGGGTTCCTTACACGATGCCGAAGTTCAGCGCCGTGGTCCCCGATCCGGAAACCGAGGGCGATTTCGAAGAGATGGGGCTACCCGCCGGCGCCGGATCGCACAGGATCCGTTCGGTTCTGCCGGCCGGAAGGATCGTGCGGGAAATGATGCACGAGGCGCGCGAGGCGCTCGACGACATCGCCTGCGGCCGCGACGACGCGGATTGGGGCCGTGACTAAAAATTGAAAGGGAGGATCTCATGAGTTATCGATTATTCCAGATAGCGTTTGTCGCAGCCATTGCTGTGGCGACAACGACATTCACTTCGGCGTTCGGAACGACGCTCACCGACGCTTGGAGCGTAGCGGAGCTGCCGGGCTTCGGCGTCGAGGGCTCGCCGACCTACTGCGATCTCGACGGCGACGGTCAAGACGAAGCCATCGTGCCCGCCGCATGGCCACTCCCCGGCTTCGGGGATCTCAGCTACATGAACGTCATTGATCCGGCGACGGGAACTCCCGTCTTTACCACCCCACCGGGGACCGCGGGCTTTTCCCATCCAATCTGCCGTGACGTCAATGACGACGGCACGCTGGACATCATCACCGCCGGGCGCTTTGAAGACGTTTACGCTTTGTCGGGCGTTGACGGCTCGCGCTTGTGGGCCTTGACCGATCAACATCCCGACGCGCCCATGGGAAATATCTATGCTCCGGTAGGCGTGCCGCAGCACCCCGATCTGCTTTTCGTGACGACGGGCGGCGGCGGCGAACAGGACGTGGGCGGCCCCCGCAATCCCGGCGGCATTTTGGCCATCAACACCGACGGTGAGCTGCTGGCCCGTTGGGCGGAACCCAACCAAGCGGAAGTCTACTCCTCCGCGGCGGTCGTTGCCGCGGGGCAGGACCCGCGCAATATCCTTGTGGTCTTTGGCTCCGGCGGCGAAACCCTGCCCGGCAGCTTGCACTTCCTGATCTATAACCGGACGTTTAAGAAGTTCGTTCCCATCGCCGAGATTCCGACGGCTTGTGACAGCGGCGGCTACATTCCTTCCCCGGTCATCGGCGACATCACGGGCGGGATACTCCATCTGCCTGAAGTCGTCGCCGCCGACATGTGCGGCAACGTCGCCGCCTTCACCTTCTGGGGCCACGAGCTGTGGCGCCGAACAATTACACCGCGATACATCGTTTCCAATCCGGTTCTCGTCAATCTGGACGGCAAGAAAGGCTACGACGTGGTCGTTGCGGGGAGCGCATTCAATTTCAGCCTTCCGGAGACTTATTTCGAACGCGA
Encoded here:
- a CDS encoding nitronate monooxygenase, whose amino-acid sequence is MANDNDDSSKTMSRRRALEVLGIGGMSLATSAILPSSVKAGYDTDLSLHTRLTREFGIRWPFVGAGMGFVAMPELVAAVSNAGGMGVLGNAIEPPPGTQILIQQIRQLTDRPFGVDFSVVDTPAGPGTLDAHIEVAAAERVSLVVFHFDLPKRDWVLQLQAVGTRVWAQVPSFQQAMDALDLGVDGIVAQGSEAGGHNRNTTTPLRELLREILRNTRKPVLASGGIVTGRDAARALHAGAEGVWVGSRLIASVEAHAHPEYKRRVANAGRGETVSTTMFGPELPDEPYRVLRNRVVNEWAGREDEIPSPPPPPATIGTTVLFPLTLRVPYTMPKFSAVVPDPETEGDFEEMGLPAGAGSHRIRSVLPAGRIVREMMHEAREALDDIACGRDDADWGRD
- a CDS encoding DUF1566 domain-containing protein yields the protein MLLQPTQRFVLYGAAQDLVFDRTTGLIWERTPSGTSNVSWTNAVNGCIHKAYPGDIFTIGSTLGWRLPSVEELGSLQMLTFYDDHGVGTDEFQYSPASDLFQNVTGGYWTFTTYPFSGVGANVDQAYQIHFGTVSPGINQDSKTDSTAKQWCVYGGSNPVQFLHTN
- a CDS encoding helix-turn-helix transcriptional regulator gives rise to the protein MRNLDFQEKAAGNILRAAYEASSWEDFNAQSLSSFHDLFDTSFLVSFRSDERGPLIANPEAQEAQRMWAEQFYPDDPMVAATHRPNQGILQASRCPEYRAFLKHPVYHEVGRRHGVHDYLLLHLSDVIPYQPGSVYLLLARNHRQPSFSREELFKAASLMPPLKSLARWIDRVNTLQESCSIMEGSLDSEKRPKMAFDIDGKVLCASRDAEKMVGCQDRGRFRIAKELLAAVRKFGNLAKGQNGEAPPPAVTLFGENARPIQVTLRLAKTRSGKPFVFAEIERPDSLPLASQLAETARRFGLTAAESQVLGLLARGLSDREIAQRLFVSRDTIHTHLGHLFGKLDVRSRLQAALLAYGLPLEGWQGLTPWKRES
- a CDS encoding multicopper oxidase domain-containing protein; amino-acid sequence: MRRLAIPALFLAIGWIAACTGPGDLGPRYGTDYGAAPSKVGADLPKGDRYFLGGSVAKLPEVPIVNASPVKEVRLDVTHKVVELDNGVKFHGWTFGDDIPGPTIRVRQGDKVKFTLTNRSTESVQLVPPMPHSIDFHSAMVSPQDKYRSIDPGQTLSFEWTANYPGVFMYHCATPMVLQHLAAGMYGMVIVDPKEGWPGRVDREYAVVQSEFYLQDQPGTDGVYEIDMDKVEKKQPSYVTFNGRVNRHLTEGLKASPGDRVRLFVLNVGPNDTSSFHVIGTIFDKVWLDGNPANQWRGLQTVLLGASNGAVIEFVIPEAGKYVLVDHEFADAHHGALGAIDATSGQSPAPAEAPPPPSPPKAPETAPSPAPAATAPTGLQDMPGAKLFKTKTCYTCHSIGKGKMTGPDLKGLFSRRDEAWLRQYIPDPTTMTQTDPIAMKLKEEYKTQMPKVPLTGEELDQLLAYLKEATK